In Sebaldella termitidis ATCC 33386, one DNA window encodes the following:
- a CDS encoding BppU family phage baseplate upper protein, producing MRKEYSVDLELFDNIKHTNILYVQGDSEVYPLTINLRKHGMPFDLTGKTATLTVTKMSGAVVVGECEIKDIDGVLVYNFKGNEITEGGKVSVLVQVYEGNKRLTFQEFVFHVKSTKDLNESIKATDEFNVLTDLIDSVENIGDWKDYKIELED from the coding sequence ATGAGAAAAGAATATTCAGTTGATTTAGAATTATTTGACAATATAAAGCATACAAATATTTTGTATGTTCAGGGAGATAGTGAAGTATATCCATTAACAATTAATTTGCGAAAGCATGGTATGCCGTTCGATTTGACAGGGAAAACAGCAACATTGACAGTAACAAAGATGTCAGGGGCTGTGGTGGTGGGAGAATGTGAGATAAAAGATATAGACGGTGTATTAGTATATAATTTTAAGGGAAATGAGATAACTGAGGGAGGGAAAGTAAGTGTATTAGTACAAGTTTATGAGGGAAATAAGAGGCTTACCTTTCAGGAATTTGTATTCCATGTAAAATCAACAAAGGATTTAAACGAATCTATAAAGGCAACAGATGAATTTAATGTTCTCACAGATTTAATTGATAGTGTAGAGAATATAGGGGATTGGAAAGACTATAAAATAGAATTAGAAGATTAG
- a CDS encoding N-acetylmuramoyl-L-alanine amidase family protein yields the protein MEHRYKDPKELIGVEFEELGNTYKITGIGEITEEFMTLFTEKVKEEIINWNGKVLIDVGHGGTKTTSSGKKYRDYGAVNEKSKVDEFTWNHDFVMRYLIPELNASGIANKVVLRSTNITKLVTDLNKEAGKDDIILSFHLNSDIKASGTETLYWHTSEKGKKLAGLIQKGLVGVLGLPDRGIKIRRKPLDNADSLNQRGWTMFKDTKVPFVMLESFFITNDEDLKRGNEKKAELAKAVVSAIKEYIKG from the coding sequence ATGGAACATAGATATAAAGACCCGAAAGAATTAATAGGGGTAGAATTTGAGGAATTAGGGAACACTTATAAAATAACCGGAATAGGAGAAATAACAGAGGAATTCATGACACTGTTTACAGAAAAAGTAAAAGAGGAAATAATTAATTGGAATGGAAAAGTACTTATTGATGTAGGTCACGGTGGAACCAAAACTACATCAAGTGGCAAAAAATACAGAGATTACGGGGCTGTAAATGAGAAGTCAAAGGTAGATGAATTTACATGGAATCATGACTTTGTTATGAGGTATTTAATTCCAGAATTAAATGCATCTGGAATAGCAAATAAAGTAGTTTTAAGAAGCACAAATATAACAAAACTTGTTACTGATCTAAATAAAGAAGCTGGAAAAGATGATATTATCCTATCTTTTCACCTAAACAGTGATATAAAAGCTTCTGGAACAGAGACATTGTACTGGCATACAAGTGAAAAAGGCAAAAAGCTTGCAGGACTAATTCAAAAAGGATTGGTAGGAGTTTTAGGGTTACCAGACAGGGGAATCAAAATAAGAAGAAAACCTTTAGATAATGCTGATTCATTGAATCAAAGAGGGTGGACAATGTTTAAAGATACCAAAGTTCCGTTTGTAATGTTAGAAAGTTTCTTTATTACAAATGACGAGGATCTCAAAAGAGGAAATGAAAAAAAGGCAGAGTTAGCAAAAGCTGTGGTATCAGCAATAAAAGAATATATAAAGGGCTAG
- a CDS encoding hemagglutinin repeat-containing protein translates to MKERNWKKVVRRNLSVGILLGMFLNNLTFANELIKTRNGSTRVITAPNGTPMIELANPGNSGVSVNDFDRLSVDEKNLILNNISSKEGIGYRSELGGIIAPNENYTGNPARAILLRVHKDPSVINGFIEAASTGKVDMFFSNPNGIYLNGGLVGRFGNVTFTTGHVSDDLMTIMVRDGRIEIGSGFNGNAAENLSLLAKSIQINGQLNGNDLTLIGGQYDYNTGTKEVVKQGDNPGEVLISSSVVGSIYGRNIYLKAVGSDIGVKGDMVSQKVLKINADGSLVLSKIQGTESVDIKAKNFTQEGSTYTEGKLTVEADNTTLKGSGTQAQEIEVSGNLNNESNLYSKGNVTIGGDTQNKGQLISEGNLEVKGNLESDSLVYGKNSVKVGKDLTNKSDLQSENGIAVEGNVINTGKVISDKDLTIKGNANNAGTLYGKDRVTIDKNLTNTGSVQTTGDLTAKDTVNTGKLTAEGNVNVEDLDNNGEIVTNKKLTTKNLTNKSTGKVSAVDGISTVGNAVNHGQINTNGSFVISSNLENYNVINVGGLVNTKDLTNTGVLKVSDKIVSKGFSFSNTGEIVTVNLDVDSTNIINTNKITVVETTKLKGSSNINNQGTIASKNIEITTPVLTNSGQILAEEVITANNTSLTNTGKLASNGSINLNNTSIVNRSSIESATINLQNIFSYDNNTGIIRGNNITLTSLGNLLLEGRIQGINNLLISGFDITNNGNIISSGLLRLSGNNITNNLTISASTVELLATGNILNNSMIEGERGKLSGNNITNKDLVIFLDKLDIEGTKLVNKDASVYSDNEMNIKTGDVDNTGGEIVGQSTLNITGFNLLDNTKGIIDSRGNILLSGNKLLNGGEVSGQYRLYWITWDGQYIYDDVWRELDDAYAQTGNSSLITGLDDWKIGIAKSNINGGINREKEFTKIKDSTDYDLYYGYMSGNLTASNATYETQVLKGYVDTSRLVTEGGRILSGGNLTLDVKEIENRNSKISSGGTLRITNKVEKIENVTDVATIKVYDGTERLSLWQTMWTNGSGNTIYGDAIGVRRDLESTSRDYNIADSVSVIEGNNVIIEGTPTINNGYDYSKIGTGIVIDPSTITSKDVDVDLYYDPVTVHVDRTAVIDIITTGTIPFNPGVFTSSQSKLFAESKDPTSKYLMETRSQYIDLSRFFGSDYFLSKIGYNESKDWNMARRLGDAYYETKYMNNLLLETLGTRFINGKADTELMKEMLDNAVATSGDLQLTIGVALTGAQIAALKSDIIWYVEQEVNGEKVLVPQVYLSQATLENIKSPTTTISAQETLAINSSTLVNQGRLSGNTVYVNTDNLINKSVGALTAEITGMNIQIDAKNDILNIGAVISAKEDLMLTAGGTISNITTGVETTEHDRLEGKERTRIYDDIQNVGVISSGNITYIEADNYVSRGAVTESGGTTYIEANDVNINTIALKDYERTEENHGYDLYRTTEKLGSEVTGLNNVIINASNDINIKGSTVASDGTVQLTAENNINIENDKNTMYTESKREKNGTFSSYYKLETNYQEEAVASTIIGNNIILDSGNDVNIKASNVIAVKNDNIQSSGGNIIVTAGNDINITTDDMNNEYYLKEKSSGFSSSFSMSGGGVSAGVSYSSNSLENTRNTTTVATSSIVSEGSTLLSAGNKVRTEAMQANVGEDMIIRGVNGVELLDAQEVYNEKVKQESKSVGITASLGSTITSFISSADEKSQNNGKYGFGNRSELINTYGDGLDLYREGVKAGADLSQLVVDGMKGSYGSLGGYGVTANVTVSANKSKYESNTSGTNSVAGNINVGGNLVISSEGDVKLVNQKVNVGENIIVDAKSFEASAGKNTYNNTTDSSSQGMSAGYDFTGGTVTGGINGSKGNSNSSSVYYDNTIINAGGTFQLTTKEDATFKGANVTADKIDFEIGGNLNVISLQDEYKLDGSNKSGGLNYGHTEQSDGKGYNSVSGSASYGESSGDSKWVNNQTSIIAENGGNIKVGETLTNVGAIIGSINESMRIEAKEVIVENLKDHDNGENYNVGLSGVDRKNTVPQTELQYGSHDKEQDTNATFVNTVIVENGREINLEERGINTDINKAQVITKDDVVEQIDTVLHTDLLNKEKQKDLLNDLNTIGENSEIIVDSIGTKLNNNKNGDPNAGMGDLEKQSLANITKAVEEVVKNKDNLVLSEADRENKEKLKETIKDKYADYGVTDVVIIKDGELLMGEDGEMHSVNGAFSRDGIVYITESTANGSLKDLNRVVGEEVGEIYAQNNGLENWNNKGQQIGEIFGEKISEGLGDSKSKNNLSSDDIDLSGVIIAGTQRKTEPGVWLVIDGDSSKPISDLIVLGLRANAAKNGYKNATDNILYYLSGQGGTKEVPMDWYLNSKVGKQAITDIKWGIFDIIDYNDLSSLKIGQNTTIFDYAGGEKAAEIYPDPKIDGDLFYSMGPHNIDYSRSVNIRKIGENKYELKSQVDYTIRDNYDWHDGKSIQEYGIKIEDKFMKGYEEKNYGAKEFKMRGYYSVEFTAIFEMKNGIPVTTTNYTREKR, encoded by the coding sequence ATGAAAGAAAGGAACTGGAAGAAGGTCGTAAGAAGGAATCTATCAGTAGGAATATTGTTGGGAATGTTTTTAAATAACTTAACATTTGCAAATGAATTAATAAAAACAAGGAACGGCTCAACAAGAGTAATAACAGCACCTAACGGGACACCAATGATTGAACTGGCGAATCCGGGAAATTCAGGCGTGTCAGTAAATGATTTTGACAGACTAAGTGTAGATGAGAAAAACCTGATATTAAATAATATATCATCCAAAGAAGGAATTGGATATAGAAGTGAACTTGGAGGAATAATAGCTCCAAATGAAAATTACACAGGAAATCCTGCGAGAGCAATTCTGTTAAGAGTCCATAAAGATCCGTCAGTAATAAACGGTTTTATAGAAGCAGCAAGTACGGGAAAAGTAGATATGTTTTTCAGTAATCCTAATGGAATATACTTAAATGGTGGTTTAGTAGGAAGATTTGGGAATGTAACATTTACAACAGGTCATGTAAGTGATGATTTGATGACAATAATGGTTCGTGATGGAAGAATAGAAATAGGATCAGGCTTTAATGGTAATGCGGCAGAAAATTTAAGTTTACTTGCCAAAAGTATTCAGATAAATGGACAGTTGAATGGAAATGACTTAACATTAATAGGCGGACAATATGACTATAATACAGGAACAAAAGAAGTAGTAAAGCAGGGAGATAATCCGGGAGAAGTATTAATATCCTCATCAGTAGTAGGTAGTATCTATGGTCGAAACATCTATTTAAAGGCAGTTGGTTCAGATATAGGTGTTAAGGGCGATATGGTAAGCCAAAAAGTTTTGAAAATCAATGCTGATGGAAGCTTGGTCTTATCAAAAATCCAAGGAACTGAAAGTGTAGATATAAAGGCAAAGAATTTTACACAGGAAGGTTCAACTTACACAGAAGGAAAATTAACAGTAGAAGCAGATAATACAACATTAAAAGGAAGTGGAACACAGGCACAGGAAATAGAGGTATCAGGTAATTTAAATAATGAAAGTAATCTTTATTCAAAGGGCAATGTAACAATAGGTGGAGACACACAAAATAAGGGTCAGCTAATATCAGAAGGAAATTTAGAAGTAAAAGGTAATCTGGAATCAGATTCATTAGTGTATGGAAAGAATTCTGTAAAAGTAGGGAAAGACTTAACTAATAAATCGGATTTACAAAGCGAGAACGGGATTGCTGTAGAGGGTAATGTAATAAATACCGGAAAAGTTATATCTGATAAGGATTTAACTATAAAAGGAAATGCAAATAATGCGGGAACACTTTATGGAAAAGATAGAGTTACAATAGATAAAAATCTAACAAATACAGGAAGTGTTCAAACAACAGGAGATTTAACAGCTAAAGATACTGTCAATACAGGAAAGTTAACTGCAGAAGGTAATGTTAATGTAGAGGATTTAGATAATAATGGGGAAATTGTAACCAATAAAAAATTGACTACAAAAAATCTAACAAATAAAAGTACAGGGAAGGTATCAGCAGTAGACGGAATAAGTACAGTTGGAAATGCAGTGAACCATGGACAAATAAATACAAATGGTAGTTTTGTGATATCTTCTAATCTTGAAAACTATAATGTAATTAATGTAGGAGGATTAGTAAATACAAAAGACTTAACAAATACAGGAGTATTAAAAGTATCAGATAAAATAGTGTCAAAAGGCTTTAGTTTTAGTAATACTGGAGAAATAGTAACAGTAAATTTAGATGTGGATAGTACAAATATTATAAATACAAATAAAATAACAGTAGTAGAGACAACAAAATTAAAAGGAAGCAGCAATATAAATAATCAAGGAACAATAGCTTCAAAAAATATAGAGATAACAACACCGGTATTAACAAACAGCGGTCAGATATTAGCAGAAGAAGTGATAACAGCTAATAATACAAGTTTAACAAATACAGGAAAGCTGGCATCAAATGGCAGTATAAACTTAAATAATACATCAATAGTAAATAGAAGTTCAATAGAATCAGCAACAATAAATTTACAAAATATATTTTCTTATGATAATAATACAGGAATAATAAGAGGAAATAACATAACATTAACATCTTTAGGGAATTTACTTCTTGAAGGTAGAATACAGGGAATAAATAATTTGTTAATATCAGGATTTGATATAACAAACAATGGAAATATAATAAGCTCAGGGTTGTTAAGATTATCAGGGAATAATATAACGAATAACTTAACAATATCAGCAAGTACTGTGGAATTACTGGCAACAGGAAATATACTGAATAATTCCATGATAGAAGGAGAAAGAGGAAAGTTATCAGGAAATAATATAACAAATAAGGATTTGGTAATATTTCTTGATAAGCTTGATATAGAAGGAACAAAGCTTGTAAATAAAGATGCATCAGTATACAGTGATAATGAGATGAATATAAAAACAGGAGATGTAGATAATACAGGCGGAGAAATAGTAGGGCAGAGTACCCTTAATATAACAGGCTTTAATTTACTGGATAATACAAAGGGGATAATAGACAGCAGAGGAAATATACTGTTAAGCGGAAATAAACTTTTAAACGGTGGGGAAGTATCAGGACAATATAGATTATACTGGATAACTTGGGATGGACAGTATATTTATGATGATGTATGGAGAGAACTTGATGATGCATATGCCCAAACGGGAAACAGCAGTTTAATAACAGGACTGGATGATTGGAAAATAGGGATAGCAAAGTCTAATATAAATGGTGGAATAAACAGGGAAAAAGAATTTACAAAAATAAAAGATTCAACAGATTATGATTTATATTATGGATATATGTCAGGAAACCTTACAGCTTCAAATGCAACATATGAAACACAGGTATTAAAAGGTTATGTAGATACAAGCAGACTTGTGACAGAAGGCGGAAGAATATTATCAGGAGGAAATCTGACACTTGATGTAAAAGAAATAGAAAATAGAAATTCAAAAATAAGTTCAGGTGGAACATTAAGAATAACAAATAAAGTAGAAAAAATAGAGAATGTAACAGATGTAGCCACAATAAAAGTATATGACGGAACTGAAAGACTGTCATTATGGCAGACAATGTGGACAAATGGGAGTGGAAATACAATATATGGTGATGCAATAGGAGTAAGAAGAGACCTTGAAAGTACATCAAGAGATTACAATATAGCAGACAGTGTATCAGTAATAGAAGGAAATAATGTAATAATAGAAGGAACACCAACAATAAACAACGGATATGATTACAGTAAAATAGGAACAGGAATTGTAATAGATCCAAGTACAATAACATCAAAAGATGTTGATGTAGATTTATATTACGATCCTGTAACAGTACATGTAGACAGAACAGCAGTAATAGATATAATAACAACAGGAACAATACCGTTTAACCCAGGAGTATTTACAAGTTCACAAAGTAAGTTATTTGCAGAAAGTAAAGACCCAACATCAAAGTATTTAATGGAAACAAGAAGTCAGTATATAGATTTATCAAGATTTTTTGGGAGTGATTATTTTTTAAGTAAAATAGGGTATAATGAATCAAAAGACTGGAATATGGCGAGAAGATTAGGGGATGCCTATTATGAAACGAAATATATGAATAATCTTCTTTTAGAAACACTGGGAACAAGATTTATAAACGGAAAAGCAGATACAGAGTTAATGAAAGAGATGCTTGATAATGCAGTGGCAACAAGCGGAGATTTACAATTAACAATAGGAGTGGCTTTAACAGGAGCCCAGATAGCAGCATTGAAGAGTGATATAATCTGGTATGTGGAACAGGAAGTAAACGGGGAAAAGGTACTGGTACCACAGGTATATTTAAGTCAGGCAACATTGGAGAATATAAAGAGTCCAACGACAACAATATCAGCACAGGAGACATTGGCAATAAACAGTAGTACACTTGTGAATCAGGGAAGATTAAGTGGTAATACAGTATATGTAAATACAGATAATCTGATAAATAAAAGTGTAGGAGCATTAACAGCAGAGATAACAGGAATGAATATACAAATAGATGCAAAAAATGATATACTGAATATAGGAGCAGTAATATCAGCCAAAGAAGACCTGATGTTAACAGCAGGGGGAACTATAAGTAATATAACGACTGGTGTAGAAACAACAGAACATGACAGGCTTGAAGGAAAAGAAAGAACCAGAATATATGATGATATTCAGAATGTAGGAGTAATAAGTTCTGGAAATATTACATATATTGAAGCAGATAATTACGTTTCAAGAGGAGCAGTGACAGAATCAGGAGGAACAACATATATAGAGGCTAATGATGTTAATATAAATACAATAGCTTTGAAAGATTATGAGAGAACAGAAGAAAATCATGGATATGATTTATACAGAACAACAGAGAAGTTAGGCTCAGAAGTAACAGGATTAAATAATGTAATAATAAATGCTTCAAATGATATAAACATAAAGGGAAGTACAGTAGCATCAGACGGTACAGTTCAGTTAACAGCAGAAAATAACATAAATATAGAGAATGATAAAAATACTATGTATACAGAATCAAAGAGAGAAAAGAACGGGACATTTTCAAGTTATTACAAACTGGAAACAAACTATCAGGAAGAAGCAGTAGCAAGTACAATAATAGGAAATAATATAATACTGGATTCAGGAAACGATGTAAATATAAAAGCATCAAATGTAATAGCAGTAAAGAATGATAATATTCAGAGTAGTGGCGGTAATATAATAGTAACAGCAGGAAATGACATAAACATAACAACAGATGATATGAATAATGAATATTATCTGAAAGAGAAGAGTAGTGGGTTTAGTTCAAGTTTTTCAATGAGTGGTGGCGGAGTATCAGCAGGAGTGAGTTATAGCAGCAACAGTCTTGAAAATACAAGAAATACTACAACAGTGGCTACTTCAAGTATAGTTTCTGAAGGAAGTACATTACTATCAGCAGGAAATAAAGTGAGAACAGAAGCAATGCAGGCTAATGTTGGGGAAGATATGATTATCAGAGGAGTAAACGGAGTAGAATTACTTGATGCACAGGAAGTATATAATGAAAAAGTAAAACAGGAAAGTAAAAGTGTAGGAATCACAGCGAGTTTAGGTTCAACAATAACAAGCTTTATAAGTTCAGCAGATGAAAAGTCACAAAATAATGGGAAATATGGATTTGGGAATAGATCAGAGCTTATAAATACATATGGTGACGGACTGGATTTATATAGAGAAGGAGTAAAGGCAGGAGCGGACTTATCTCAGTTAGTAGTAGACGGAATGAAAGGAAGTTATGGTTCATTAGGCGGATATGGAGTAACAGCAAATGTAACAGTAAGTGCAAATAAAAGTAAATATGAATCAAACACGAGTGGAACAAATTCAGTAGCAGGAAATATAAATGTAGGAGGAAATCTAGTAATATCATCAGAAGGAGATGTAAAACTTGTAAATCAAAAAGTAAATGTTGGAGAAAATATTATAGTAGATGCCAAAAGCTTTGAAGCATCAGCTGGAAAAAACACTTATAATAATACAACAGATTCAAGTTCACAGGGAATGTCCGCTGGATATGACTTTACAGGAGGGACGGTAACAGGAGGAATAAACGGAAGTAAAGGAAACAGTAATTCATCATCAGTTTATTATGATAATACAATAATAAATGCAGGAGGAACATTTCAGTTAACAACAAAAGAAGATGCAACATTTAAAGGAGCCAATGTAACTGCAGACAAAATAGACTTTGAAATAGGTGGAAATCTAAATGTAATTTCATTACAGGATGAATACAAATTAGATGGAAGTAATAAAAGTGGAGGCTTGAATTATGGTCATACAGAACAAAGCGATGGTAAAGGTTATAATTCAGTATCAGGAAGTGCAAGTTATGGAGAAAGTAGTGGAGATAGTAAGTGGGTAAATAATCAGACGAGTATAATAGCAGAAAACGGAGGAAATATAAAGGTTGGAGAAACTTTAACTAATGTAGGAGCTATTATAGGAAGTATAAATGAAAGTATGAGAATAGAAGCAAAAGAAGTAATAGTAGAGAATTTAAAAGATCATGATAATGGAGAAAATTACAATGTAGGTCTAAGTGGAGTAGACAGAAAAAATACCGTACCACAGACAGAGTTACAATATGGAAGTCATGATAAGGAACAGGATACAAATGCAACTTTTGTTAATACAGTGATAGTAGAAAATGGACGGGAGATAAATCTTGAAGAAAGAGGAATAAATACAGACATAAATAAGGCACAGGTAATAACAAAAGATGATGTGGTTGAGCAGATAGATACAGTTCTTCATACAGATTTATTGAATAAAGAAAAACAAAAAGATTTACTGAATGATTTAAATACTATTGGAGAAAATTCAGAAATAATAGTAGATTCAATAGGAACGAAATTGAATAATAATAAAAATGGAGATCCTAATGCTGGAATGGGAGATTTAGAAAAACAGTCTTTAGCAAATATAACAAAAGCGGTAGAGGAAGTAGTGAAAAACAAAGATAATCTAGTGTTATCAGAAGCAGATAGAGAAAATAAGGAAAAGTTAAAAGAAACGATAAAAGATAAATATGCAGATTATGGAGTAACAGATGTTGTTATAATAAAAGATGGAGAATTATTGATGGGAGAAGATGGGGAAATGCATTCAGTAAATGGGGCATTTTCAAGAGATGGAATTGTTTATATAACAGAAAGTACAGCAAATGGTTCTTTAAAAGATTTAAATAGAGTAGTAGGAGAAGAAGTAGGAGAAATATATGCTCAAAATAATGGACTTGAAAATTGGAATAACAAAGGACAACAAATAGGAGAAATCTTTGGAGAAAAAATATCAGAGGGACTTGGTGATTCAAAATCAAAAAATAATTTAAGTTCAGATGATATAGATTTAAGTGGGGTAATTATAGCAGGTACTCAGAGAAAGACAGAGCCCGGAGTTTGGTTAGTTATAGATGGAGATTCTTCTAAACCAATATCAGATTTGATTGTTCTGGGTCTCAGAGCCAATGCTGCAAAAAATGGATATAAAAATGCTACTGACAATATTTTATATTATTTATCAGGTCAAGGTGGAACAAAAGAGGTTCCGATGGATTGGTATTTAAATTCTAAAGTCGGAAAACAAGCAATTACTGATATAAAATGGGGAATTTTTGATATAATTGATTATAATGATCTTTCATCTTTAAAAATAGGTCAAAATACAACAATTTTTGATTATGCAGGGGGTGAAAAAGCAGCAGAAATTTATCCAGATCCAAAAATAGACGGAGATCTCTTTTATTCTATGGGTCCTCATAATATTGATTACAGTAGAAGTGTTAATATAAGAAAAATAGGAGAAAATAAGTATGAATTAAAATCTCAAGTAGACTATACAATAAGAGATAACTATGACTGGCATGATGGGAAATCAATACAGGAATATGGCATAAAAATTGAAGATAAATTTATGAAAGGGTACGAGGAAAAAAATTATGGGGCAAAAGAATTTAAGATGAGGGGGTATTATAGCGTTGAATTTACTGCGATTTTTGAAATGAAAAATGGAATTCCGGTTACAACTACAAATTATACTAGAGAAAAAAGATAG
- a CDS encoding phage holin family protein, producing the protein MNKLDLTIITTGTLAIFTYLFGTFDILIQGAFMFIVLDFTTGLIKAWHNGEVSSTKSRKGLVKKTMFLSMILIGHWLDKASLIPDNTGMSFRTLVLVFIVANEGISILENISEMGVPIPGFLRKVFERLDNEKDEEPD; encoded by the coding sequence ATGAATAAATTGGATTTAACAATAATAACAACAGGAACATTAGCAATATTCACATATCTGTTTGGAACATTTGATATATTAATACAGGGAGCTTTTATGTTTATTGTATTGGATTTTACAACTGGACTGATAAAAGCATGGCATAATGGTGAAGTGAGCAGTACGAAGAGCAGGAAAGGTCTGGTAAAGAAGACAATGTTTTTATCAATGATATTAATAGGTCATTGGCTGGATAAAGCAAGTTTGATACCGGATAATACAGGAATGAGCTTTAGAACACTGGTGTTGGTGTTTATAGTAGCAAATGAAGGAATATCAATACTGGAAAATATATCAGAAATGGGAGTACCGATACCCGGATTTTTGAGAAAAGTATTTGAGAGATTGGATAATGAAAAAGATGAGGAACCTGATTAA